The genomic DNA GGGTCGATCGTGGTGGTGACCTGCAGACCCTCGGTGTTGAGCGCCTGCTCACTGATGTCGAACAGATCCAGCAGTTCCTTGGTGACCTGCCGCTCGATCAGTCCGTTCGGGCCGGTCGTCTGGTTGGCCTGGCGGGCCTGGTCCGGCGGCACCGTCGGCGGGAACACCTGTCCGGCGCGGTCCTGGGCCGACAGCGCGCCCATGTCGACCATGCCGTCGAGCACCCAGTTCCACCGCTCGGCGGCGCCCTCCGGATCCACGGCGGGGTCCAACGTCGACGGGCGCTGGATCAGCGCGGCCATCAGTGCGCCCTCGGCGACAGTGAGCTGCTCGACCGGCTTGTCGAAGTACGCCTTGGCCGCCGCCGCGATCCCGTACGAGCCGCGACCGAAATAGATCATGTTCAGATACGCCTGCATCACAGCGTCTTTGGACCATTCGCTGGCCATCTTGGTCGAGATGACCAGCTCCTTGGCCTTACGGATCAGACCGCCGATGCCGGAGCGCTCGTCACCGACGAGTGCGTTCTTGACGTACTGCTGGGTGATGGTCGATCCGCCCTGCAGATCACCGCCCACCAGGTTGTTCTTGATCGCGCGCAACAGCGCTGTGAACGAGAAGCCCGGATTCGTGTAGAAGTCGCGGTCCTCGGCGGCCATCACCGCGTTGCGGACGTGCTCAGGGATCTTGTCGATGCCGACGTCGACCCGGTTGCCTTCCGGCGGAACGATCTTGGCGATCTCGCTGCCGTCGCTGGCCATGATCGTCGACACCTGATTGGTGCGGATGTCGCCGGGCTGCGGGACGTCGACGATCATGTACGCCATACCGAAGGTCACCAGCGGAAGCAGGACCATCGCCACCACTGCGGCTATCGACAGGCGTCGGACCAGCTTCCAGTTGATGTGGAACTGCCGGGTCGGCCCCGGACCCGACGGACCTGAAGACCCCGCCGCACGGCCGCCCCCCGGCGGCGGAGGGGGAGATTTAGGTGGCGGCGGTTTCGGCGGCGGAGTGCCGTCCATCGCTGCTCTGACGACGTCCAACGGGCCCGGCCCGCCGTCGCGCACCGGAGGCAGCACCGTGGTGAGCCGGTCGTCGGGCGGTACCGCCGGACGACCGGGACGACCGGTGGGACCATTCGGCCGTCCCGTGGACGCACTCTCGGCCGGTGGCCGCGGATCCCGGGCCGGCGGCCGCTTCTCGCGAGCGGGCGGCGGATTCTCGCGCGCGCCAAGGCGGTCAGCCGCACTCCGGATGTCGTTGGCTGACCGGCTATGGCGCCCTTCGTTATTCACTGGCCGTACGCGCCGATTTGCGCGTGCCTCGAGTGCCACGTGCCTTCGGCGGCCGAGGCGCGCCCAGGACATATGACTTGACCAAATGATTCCAACTGCAGGTGCGGCATACCTCAACCACATGGACTGCGAACTCGTCGTAACGAGTTGCCAACATCACCAGCTCCTCCGCGGTGCGCGCCGAGCCCGATACCGGGCCCAGATGTTCACCGAAAACCCACGACACCAGCGTGAGCTGCTCTTTACGGCAGATCGGACACATCACCGAACTTTGCTTGCCGTGAAACTTTGCCGCGCGCAGCAGGTACGGGTTGGCATCACAGACCTCCGAGACGCCGGTGCGCCCCGAATAGACCTCAGCCAGCAGGGACCGCCGCCGAAGCGCGTAGTCCACCACCTGTCTCTGCAATCGCACGATGACCAGAGTACGTCGACCCCCTCGACACCGAGGCGCGA from Mycobacterium sp. DL440 includes the following:
- a CDS encoding transglycosylase domain-containing protein, with the translated sequence MNNEGRHSRSANDIRSAADRLGARENPPPAREKRPPARDPRPPAESASTGRPNGPTGRPGRPAVPPDDRLTTVLPPVRDGGPGPLDVVRAAMDGTPPPKPPPPKSPPPPPGGGRAAGSSGPSGPGPTRQFHINWKLVRRLSIAAVVAMVLLPLVTFGMAYMIVDVPQPGDIRTNQVSTIMASDGSEIAKIVPPEGNRVDVGIDKIPEHVRNAVMAAEDRDFYTNPGFSFTALLRAIKNNLVGGDLQGGSTITQQYVKNALVGDERSGIGGLIRKAKELVISTKMASEWSKDAVMQAYLNMIYFGRGSYGIAAAAKAYFDKPVEQLTVAEGALMAALIQRPSTLDPAVDPEGAAERWNWVLDGMVDMGALSAQDRAGQVFPPTVPPDQARQANQTTGPNGLIERQVTKELLDLFDISEQALNTEGLQVTTTIDPQAQQAAEAAVTKYMDGQESDMRTAVVSIDPQDGSVKAYYGGSDANGFDFAQAGLPTGSSFKVFALVAALQQGIGLGYQVDSGPVTVNGIKISNVEGEGCGTCSIAEALKRSLNTSYYRLMLKLEHGPEDVAKAAHDAGVAESFPGVEHTLSEDGKGGPPNNGVVLGQYQSRVIDMASAYATLAASGVYHKPHFVQKVVNSSGQVLFDASSQDNGEQRIDKAVADNVTSAMQPIAGWSRGHNLAGGRASAAKTGTNQLGDTGDNRDAWMVGYTPSLSTAVWVGTSDGVNPLKTPAGGPVYGSGLPSDIWKSTMDGALKGTDNETFPKPTEIGGYAGVPQAPAAPPPGTLPNGPQVSVMPSETVIQPTIEVAPGITIPIGPPTTVPIGPPPGAPVVPGAPGVPVPPPPP
- a CDS encoding DUF5318 family protein, whose amino-acid sequence is MRLQRQVVDYALRRRSLLAEVYSGRTGVSEVCDANPYLLRAAKFHGKQSSVMCPICRKEQLTLVSWVFGEHLGPVSGSARTAEELVMLATRYDEFAVHVVEVCRTCSWNHLVKSYVLGAPRPPKARGTRGTRKSARTASE